The proteins below are encoded in one region of Chroicocephalus ridibundus chromosome 9, bChrRid1.1, whole genome shotgun sequence:
- the SLC51B gene encoding organic solute transporter subunit beta — MKFFWIIPFFLLQDTEAFLMKNAKVKLCLQASPMDGSLLLEDCNPESDFQDWSWQGDSLMNHGTQSCLSVAEADRVQTSLCGSTGYMSWDCSNSLLSPLGSSQGYLVANKKGVALNNVRGLKAQWQDVANRSVCEEKAAEAEQDRYFTAALASTHMYDPTTGNVTLALGIDQVKLEELLWFFRREDPSTWNYSILALSFVAMILGLLLLSINVVRNRKRKIHMYREAEQTVQEAELEAKQALMSVQEYSLAEPQKQEPVPQDQRSGEVVVQWKDGTVTSLYAERSEDATI; from the exons ATGAAGTTCTTCTGGATCATCCCATTTTTCCTGCTGCAAG ACACTGAAGCCTTTCTGATGAAAAATGCTAAAGTCAAGCTGTGTTTACAAGCCAGCCCGATGGATGGGAGTTTACTGCTGGAGGACTGTAATCCAGAGTCAGATTTCCAGGACTGGTCTTGGCAAGGCGATTCTTTGATGAATCATGGCACGCAGAGCTGCCTCTCCGTGGCGGAGGCCGACAGAGTGCAGACGAGTCTCTGCGGCAGCACGGGCTACATGAGCTGGGACTGCTCGAATTCGCTGCTCTCTCCTCTGGGTAGCAGCCAGGGCTACCTGGTGGCAAACAAGAAAGGAGTCGCTCTCAATAACGTGAGAGGCCTCAAGGCCCAATGGCAAGACGTTGCAAACAGGAGCGTCTGTGAGGAGAAAGCAG CTGAGGCAGAGCAAGACAGGTACTTCACTGCAGCGCTTGCCAGCACACACATGTATGACCCCACAACAGGCAACGTGACCCTTGCGCTGGGTATAGATCAAGtaaagctggaggagctgctctgGTTCTTCCGCAGAGAAGACC CATCAACGTGGAATTACTCCATCCTTGCGCTTTCCTTCGTGGCCATGATTTTGGGTCTTCTGCTCCTGTCCATTAACGTTGTGCGAAACAG GAAAAGGAAGATCCACATGTATAGAGAAGCAGAGCAAACCGTCCAGGAGGCTGAGCTGGAAGCCAAACAAGCCCTGATGTCCGTGCAGGAATACAGCCTGGCCGAGCCGCAAAAGCAGGAGCCGGTGCCCCAAGATCAGAGATCAGGAGAAGTGGTGGTCCAGTGGAAGGATGGGACCGTCACGTCTCTGTATGCAGAGAGGTCTGAGGATGCCACCATATAA